GGACCTGGCTCCGCGACGCGGTCGCCCTGAGCGGTCGCACCGAGGACGAGATGAAGGCCTGCTTCCAGGATCCCGCCACGGCCGCCCGGATCGACGCCGAGATCGCGGGCGCCAGCGCGGCCGGGGTCGATGGCACGCCGACCTTCTTCGTCAACGGACGCCGGATCGCCGATCCGTCGCTGGACAGCCTCGCGGCCGCCGTCGACGCCGCCAACCGGCCCGGACACTGAAGTCATGTCGATGCTCCGCCGACTGATCCTGGGCCTGATGCTGGCGACCCCGCTGCTGGCTTCGGCCGCGACTGCGGGCAATCTGCCGCGCGTGGGTTCAGCGGACCGGACCATCGGCGATCCGCGCGCCCCGGTGACGGTGGTGGAGTACGGCTCGCTCGCCTGCCCCCATTGCGCCGAATGGCAGATGGCCACCTGGTATGCGTTCAAGGAGCGCTATGTCGACACGGGCCAGGTCCGCTTCGTCTTCCGCGACATGCTGACCGAACCGGTGACAGAAGCGACCCAGGCCGCCGCCATCGCCCGCTGCTCGGCGCCCGAACAGTATTTCGAGGTCCTGCACACCTTCTACCGCTGGCAATCGACGGCCCGGAACTTCGGGCCCGTCAGCGAATGGTACGACCGCGCCATCGCCGTCAGCGGCCGCTCGCGCGAGGACATCAACGCCTGCGTCCAGGACCCGGCGACCTTGGCCGCCATCCGCGCGGCCATGACCGGAGGCATCGCGGCGGGGGTGACCAAGACCCCGACCTTCTTCGTCGACGGCAAGGTCGTCGCCGACGGCTCGCTCGAGACCCTGGGCGCCGCCATCGACGCCGCCTCCGGACGCTGACGGAAAGGCGCCGGGGACGCGATGCAATTCCAGCGCCTCCGCCTCGTCGGCTTCAAGTCCTTCGTCGACGCGTCGGAGGTCCAGATCGAGCCCGGCCTGACCGGCATCGTCGGCCCCAACGGCTGCGGCAAGTCCAACGTTCTTGAATCCATGCGCTGGGTCATGGGCGCCAACTCGGCCAAGGCCATGCGTGGCCAGGGCATGGACGACGTCATCTTCGCCGGCGCGTCGAACCGGCCGCCGCGCAACCACGCCGAAGTCCAGCTGACCATCGACAACGCCCAGCGTCGAGCGCCGCAGCCCTTCACCGACAGTCCGGTGCTGGAGGTGTCGCGCCGCATCGACCGGGGCCAGGGCTCGACCTACCGGATCAACGGCAAGGAGGTCCGGGCGCGTGACGTCCAGCTGCTGTTCGCCGACGCCTCGACCGGCGCCAACTCTCCCGCCTTGGTCCGTCAGGGACAGATTTCGGAGCTGATCGCCGCCAAGCCCCAGAACCGGCGCCGCATCCTCGAAGAAGCGGGCGGGGTGGCCGGCCTGCATACCCGCCGGCACGAGGCCGAGCTGCGGCTGAAGGCGGCGGAGTCGAACCTCGAACGCCTCGACGACATCGGCAAGGAGCTGGAGACGGCCCTGACCCGGCTGAAGCGCGAGGCGCGGCAGGCGGAGAAGTACAAGAAGATCTCGGCCGAGATCCGCGCCCTGCAGTCGGCC
The genomic region above belongs to Brevundimonas goettingensis and contains:
- a CDS encoding DsbA family protein; this translates as MSMLRRLILGLMLATPLLASAATAGNLPRVGSADRTIGDPRAPVTVVEYGSLACPHCAEWQMATWYAFKERYVDTGQVRFVFRDMLTEPVTEATQAAAIARCSAPEQYFEVLHTFYRWQSTARNFGPVSEWYDRAIAVSGRSREDINACVQDPATLAAIRAAMTGGIAAGVTKTPTFFVDGKVVADGSLETLGAAIDAASGR